In a genomic window of Sulfuriferula nivalis:
- the edd gene encoding phosphogluconate dehydratase, translated as MKNVLNEVTERIRERSIPTRKAYLQRVEHMLHRPRGDERMGCANIAHAFAAMPASDKLRIFEEKKPHIAIVTAYNDMLSAHQPYQHYPDIIKNEAWKQGATAQVAGGVPAMCDGITQGEPGMELSLFSRDTIAMSTAIALSHDVFDAALLLGVCDKIVPGLLIGALQFGHLPCIFVPAGPMSTGLDNTSKSKVREKYAQGVVGRDVLQASESAAYHGPGTCTFYGTANSNQMLLEAMGLHVPGSAFVHPNDVTREMLTREAVRAVLANVNAQQRMPIGKLVDERVIVNAIVALLATGGSTNHCIHWVAIARAAGILIDWSDFSDLSQATPLLARVYPNGAADVNQFQKTGGAGFVIRELIAGGYMHADVPSVMADGLSDYCKHPVSQDEAIVWKDLPAKSSDETILRTHDHPFSDTGGLQLLTGNLGRSVIKTASVPDDRQIIEAPAIVFNSQEELLAAFKRGELERDFVAVVRFQGPRANGMPELHKLTPPLSVLQNQGFKVAIVTDGRMSGASGKVPAAIHLTPEALADGPIGKIMDGDIVRLNATIGTLNVLVDEEVWSARSQAHLTEAQRLNNSHGMGRELFGGMRRNVHSAEEGAVTWL; from the coding sequence ATGAAGAACGTACTGAACGAAGTTACTGAGCGCATCCGTGAGCGCAGCATACCTACCCGCAAGGCTTATTTGCAAAGAGTGGAACATATGTTACACCGTCCACGCGGCGATGAGCGTATGGGCTGCGCTAACATTGCTCATGCATTTGCCGCCATGCCAGCCAGTGATAAATTGCGGATATTTGAAGAAAAAAAACCTCATATTGCTATTGTTACGGCTTATAACGATATGTTGTCCGCACATCAACCCTATCAACATTATCCCGACATTATTAAAAACGAAGCCTGGAAACAGGGGGCGACAGCTCAAGTAGCGGGTGGTGTACCAGCTATGTGTGACGGTATTACCCAGGGTGAACCCGGTATGGAACTTAGTCTGTTCTCTCGCGATACTATTGCGATGAGTACGGCGATTGCGTTGTCGCATGATGTGTTTGATGCGGCTTTGCTGCTAGGTGTGTGTGACAAAATAGTGCCCGGTTTGCTCATCGGGGCACTGCAATTTGGTCATTTGCCTTGTATATTCGTACCAGCTGGACCCATGAGTACAGGGCTGGATAACACATCGAAATCTAAAGTTCGGGAAAAATACGCGCAGGGTGTGGTTGGGCGTGATGTATTGCAAGCATCCGAATCAGCTGCTTATCATGGCCCTGGTACTTGTACTTTTTATGGTACGGCTAATAGTAATCAAATGCTGCTGGAAGCGATGGGCTTGCATGTGCCAGGTTCCGCATTCGTGCATCCCAATGATGTAACGCGGGAAATGCTGACACGTGAGGCGGTACGTGCCGTGCTTGCTAATGTGAATGCCCAGCAGCGCATGCCCATAGGCAAGCTGGTGGATGAACGAGTTATCGTTAATGCTATCGTGGCTTTGTTGGCAACCGGTGGCAGTACGAATCATTGCATCCATTGGGTTGCTATTGCACGAGCTGCAGGTATTTTAATTGACTGGTCTGATTTTTCTGATTTATCGCAGGCAACCCCGTTGCTGGCACGTGTTTACCCGAATGGTGCGGCTGACGTGAATCAGTTCCAGAAGACTGGTGGAGCAGGTTTTGTTATTCGCGAATTGATAGCTGGTGGATATATGCATGCGGATGTGCCGTCGGTAATGGCTGATGGGTTAAGTGATTATTGTAAACATCCGGTGAGTCAGGATGAAGCTATTGTCTGGAAGGATTTGCCTGCCAAGTCTAGTGATGAAACGATATTACGTACTCATGATCATCCTTTCAGTGATACAGGTGGATTGCAGTTGCTGACAGGTAATTTAGGTCGTTCAGTGATCAAAACGGCCTCTGTGCCCGATGACAGGCAGATTATTGAAGCGCCCGCTATCGTTTTTAATAGTCAGGAAGAATTGTTGGCAGCTTTTAAACGTGGTGAGTTGGAGCGGGATTTTGTGGCAGTGGTGCGTTTCCAGGGGCCTCGTGCCAATGGTATGCCAGAGTTGCATAAACTGACTCCGCCGCTTTCGGTATTGCAAAATCAAGGCTTTAAGGTGGCGATAGTCACTGATGGTCGTATGAGTGGTGCATCAGGTAAAGTGCCTGCAGCGATACATTTAACGCCAGAAGCATTAGCAGATGGCCCTATAGGTAAGATTATGGACGGTGACATCGTACGGCTTAATGCAACCATAGGTACTTTGAATGTGCTGGTTGATGAAGAAGTATGGTCTGCTCGGTCACAAGCGCATTTGACCGAAGCGCAACGACTAAATAATAGCCATGGTATGGGTCGTGAACTGTTTGGTGGTATGCGCAGGAATGTACATAGTGCCGAAGAGGGTGCAGTTACCTGGCTATAA
- a CDS encoding nitric oxide reductase activation protein NorD produces the protein MADLETLAAIQQALVDLEQISFVAHRDTQAALAVVQPFGDKVALQWVMACKALFEHDRDAGKAFIRGSEAACVASQTVLPWTQQALQFLAWRGSWKAVDGFMQQLPDAYQSMGAEGEARWATLGLAWCERHLDSGVAYFRCPVLDLEGGHGIAGVEEMLAPSEELFSKRRLALGTYLCGAIRVRNLLGIDAVLPWAKRGADILQAGRLRGESFFKLESEESLALLLENLPGFRTPEHQRLLQLILFAWYGQPFDLLEGNWSPDKGRAFIETDGDALYLPMALPNREEAMLGVLHAAGHLVFHSFERRYIEALFREVGRDHPPLDEHQRITWRPLFAAFGDDMIRFQLIFDLCEDTRVDAQIGSLVPNYLARLAALAATTVTPAGEAAAYFDWSRAVLNWMVLGVPEQAEFEILRPLLRPDATIVDAFIIANEIYKNNELPRISLVDREHAYIPARAPNAARPVYPRRVLDQAEFGTGTEDKDDVVKNNDIKPNPEQKQIPKHAAGEDPDFDIPPEETTGSGGRVGVGIPQQAHVVGYAKGAEYSEKGKPYAEWDYRDNRYKRNWAWVQEKELTELDANEASKILTQYAPALKRLKRAIQTQKPSRMAPLRRQFDGDELDLEATISYIAEKRAGMSPKANIYKQRVVQHRDTAVTLLADISTSIMQANAEGGGRVVDSLRAGMLLFAESMEEVGDPYSLAGFASKYRDNVSYYTIKGFNDKLTMHTRAVLGGLSGRLATRMGAAIRHAVEGFDLAPSQRRLLLILSDGRPADYDDGGDERYLHEDTRMAVKEAVDKGVHPFCITLDAAGSQYLPQIFGPGHYLVLDHINELPKKLPEIYLRLRK, from the coding sequence ATGGCTGATTTAGAAACGCTTGCTGCGATACAGCAAGCGCTGGTTGATCTGGAACAAATAAGTTTTGTTGCGCATCGTGATACGCAAGCAGCGTTGGCTGTCGTCCAGCCTTTTGGTGATAAGGTTGCGCTGCAATGGGTAATGGCGTGCAAGGCGTTGTTTGAGCATGATCGAGATGCCGGCAAAGCATTTATTCGTGGCAGCGAAGCGGCGTGTGTCGCGAGCCAGACCGTTTTACCCTGGACTCAACAAGCCTTGCAATTTTTGGCGTGGAGAGGCTCATGGAAGGCTGTAGATGGCTTTATGCAGCAACTGCCTGATGCGTATCAGAGCATGGGTGCAGAAGGCGAAGCGCGCTGGGCGACATTAGGTTTAGCCTGGTGTGAGCGGCATCTGGATTCGGGTGTGGCTTACTTCCGTTGCCCAGTGCTGGATTTAGAGGGCGGGCACGGTATTGCGGGTGTTGAAGAGATGCTGGCACCTAGTGAAGAGCTATTTAGCAAGCGTCGTCTGGCATTGGGTACTTATTTATGCGGCGCGATACGTGTACGTAATTTGCTTGGTATAGATGCAGTATTGCCATGGGCGAAACGCGGTGCAGACATTTTGCAGGCTGGGCGTTTGCGTGGTGAGTCGTTTTTCAAGCTTGAGTCTGAAGAAAGTCTGGCACTTTTATTGGAAAATTTGCCAGGCTTCCGCACGCCTGAGCACCAGCGTTTATTGCAATTAATCTTGTTTGCCTGGTATGGACAACCGTTTGATTTGCTGGAAGGTAACTGGTCCCCTGACAAGGGGCGTGCATTTATAGAAACTGATGGTGATGCATTGTACTTGCCCATGGCATTGCCTAATCGTGAAGAGGCGATGTTAGGTGTATTACATGCAGCAGGGCATCTGGTATTTCATTCATTTGAGCGGCGTTATATCGAGGCGCTGTTCCGCGAAGTCGGGCGTGATCATCCGCCTTTGGATGAACATCAGCGTATCACCTGGCGACCATTATTCGCGGCTTTCGGCGATGACATGATACGATTTCAGCTGATTTTTGATTTATGTGAAGATACGCGTGTAGATGCCCAGATAGGTTCACTTGTTCCTAATTATTTGGCTCGTTTAGCTGCATTGGCGGCTACAACAGTTACGCCAGCAGGTGAAGCAGCTGCTTATTTCGATTGGTCGCGTGCGGTATTGAACTGGATGGTGCTAGGTGTACCAGAGCAGGCAGAATTTGAGATATTACGCCCGTTACTGCGTCCTGATGCAACCATAGTAGATGCTTTTATTATTGCCAATGAAATTTATAAAAACAATGAATTGCCACGTATATCTCTAGTTGATCGTGAGCATGCTTACATACCTGCCCGCGCGCCTAATGCAGCACGTCCGGTTTATCCGAGACGAGTGTTAGATCAGGCTGAATTTGGCACTGGCACGGAGGATAAAGATGATGTGGTTAAAAATAACGATATCAAGCCCAATCCAGAACAGAAACAAATTCCCAAGCATGCCGCTGGGGAAGATCCAGACTTTGATATCCCGCCTGAAGAAACAACAGGATCTGGTGGGCGTGTCGGTGTAGGTATACCACAGCAGGCGCACGTGGTAGGTTATGCCAAGGGCGCAGAATATAGTGAGAAGGGTAAACCTTATGCCGAATGGGATTACCGCGATAATCGCTATAAACGTAACTGGGCCTGGGTACAGGAAAAGGAACTCACTGAACTGGACGCTAATGAAGCTAGTAAAATACTGACTCAATATGCACCTGCGTTAAAACGTCTGAAACGCGCAATTCAGACCCAAAAACCATCTCGTATGGCACCATTACGTCGACAGTTTGATGGTGATGAACTGGATCTGGAAGCGACTATTTCCTATATTGCAGAGAAGCGTGCAGGCATGTCGCCGAAAGCGAATATTTACAAGCAACGCGTTGTTCAGCACAGAGACACAGCCGTGACATTGCTCGCAGATATTTCCACGTCGATTATGCAGGCGAACGCAGAAGGCGGTGGGCGTGTTGTGGATAGTTTGCGTGCTGGGATGTTGTTGTTTGCTGAAAGTATGGAGGAGGTCGGTGATCCCTACAGTCTGGCTGGATTTGCATCCAAATATCGTGACAATGTGAGTTACTACACGATTAAAGGTTTCAACGATAAGCTTACTATGCACACACGGGCAGTTCTGGGTGGGTTGTCAGGACGTTTGGCTACACGTATGGGTGCGGCGATACGTCATGCAGTTGAGGGTTTTGATCTGGCGCCTTCACAGCGTCGCTTGTTGTTGATCTTGTCCGATGGTCGACCTGCGGATTATGATGATGGCGGCGATGAGCGCTATTTGCATGAAGATACGCGTATGGCGGTAAAAGAAGCTGTCGATAAGGGCGTGCATCCGTTTTGTATTACCTTGGATGCTGCCGGTAGCCAGTATCTGCCGCAGATATTCGGCCCTGGGCATTATTTGGTACTGGATCACATCAACGAATTACCGAAAAAATTGCCTGAGATCTATTTACGCTTGCGTAAATAG
- the smpB gene encoding SsrA-binding protein SmpB: protein MDGNRIKAMSIAQNKKAYHDYFVEEKYEAGIMLAGWEVKAIRASRVQLKEAYVVIKNGEVFLIGAHISPLATASTHVHPDATRSRKLLLHAEEISKLIGKVDRSGYTLVPIDLHYTKGRIKLTVGLAKGKKQHDKRQSEKTREGNLEVQRAMRSHNKFA, encoded by the coding sequence ATGGATGGAAATAGGATTAAAGCTATGAGCATTGCACAAAACAAAAAAGCATACCACGATTACTTCGTTGAGGAAAAATACGAAGCAGGCATCATGCTCGCGGGCTGGGAAGTCAAAGCCATACGCGCATCGCGTGTACAGCTCAAAGAAGCCTATGTAGTCATTAAAAATGGTGAGGTATTTTTAATCGGCGCGCACATCAGTCCGCTCGCTACAGCCTCTACCCACGTACACCCCGATGCCACTCGTTCACGCAAATTGCTACTGCACGCTGAAGAAATCAGCAAACTCATAGGTAAGGTAGATCGCTCAGGTTATACCTTAGTACCTATAGACTTGCACTACACCAAAGGCCGCATTAAGCTGACTGTCGGACTTGCTAAAGGCAAGAAACAGCACGACAAACGTCAGTCTGAAAAAACCCGTGAAGGCAATCTGGAAGTTCAACGTGCCATGCGTAGCCATAATAAATTTGCCTAG
- a CDS encoding type II toxin-antitoxin system RatA family toxin, producing MALVNKSVLVGHSAQQMFDLVDQVEHYPEFLPWCGGSEIKSREGDEMVAAIHIDYMHIKQSFSTRNINTPPNLIQMQLLDGPFKQLDGEWRFKVLNEEACKIEFVLHYEFSSKLLDTVLGPVFSYIANSFVEAFIQRAEKVYGAS from the coding sequence ATGGCACTCGTTAACAAAAGTGTTTTAGTTGGACACAGCGCGCAGCAAATGTTTGATTTGGTTGATCAGGTAGAGCACTATCCGGAGTTTTTACCATGGTGTGGCGGCAGCGAGATTAAAAGTCGCGAGGGCGATGAAATGGTCGCTGCGATACACATAGATTATATGCACATTAAACAAAGCTTTAGTACTAGAAATATCAATACACCACCCAACCTGATTCAAATGCAGTTATTGGATGGTCCATTTAAACAGTTGGATGGTGAGTGGCGTTTTAAAGTATTGAATGAAGAGGCATGCAAGATAGAATTTGTTTTACATTACGAATTTTCCAGTAAATTGCTGGATACAGTGTTGGGGCCTGTATTTAGTTATATTGCAAATAGTTTTGTGGAGGCATTTATACAGCGTGCAGAAAAAGTTTACGGAGCATCATGA
- a CDS encoding RnfH family protein, whose protein sequence is MMSQGMVEVAYAKPEEQIIIPVVAQEGMTVAAAIEASGILNKFPEIDLKLNKVGIFGKLVKADTILRDKDRVEIYRKLIADPKEVRRQRADEGKAMKKGGGDLEKAE, encoded by the coding sequence ATGATGAGTCAGGGTATGGTAGAAGTGGCTTATGCGAAGCCAGAAGAGCAAATCATTATTCCTGTGGTGGCACAAGAAGGGATGACAGTTGCAGCTGCGATTGAAGCATCGGGGATATTAAACAAATTCCCTGAGATAGATTTAAAACTGAATAAAGTGGGTATATTTGGAAAGCTGGTAAAGGCTGACACCATATTGCGAGATAAAGATCGGGTGGAAATTTACCGTAAGCTGATTGCCGACCCAAAAGAAGTCAGACGCCAACGTGCAGATGAAGGTAAAGCGATGAAAAAGGGTGGTGGTGATTTAGAGAAAGCTGAATAA
- a CDS encoding LysR family transcriptional regulator, protein MRHATLHQLKIFEVVARNLSYTRAAEELHLTQPTVSIQLKQLTDIVGLSLLDQVGKRIFLTDAGHELLKVCHNIFEGIANFEMMTSDMKGVKAGKLRIAAISTSKYFVPRLLGPFYARFPGIEISLKVTNRERLLQRLSNNEDDLYILGQPPEHMDIKLEPFLENPLIVLAPHNHPLSGHKNISAARIAEEPFLIRESGSGTRLATEKFFKKQQLSINVRMELGSNEAIKQAVAGGLGIAVLSAHTLALEKNTDELTVLDVEGFPLKRNWYVAYPTGKQLSIVANTFLDFLRTESKPMAERYMQGLPNYHS, encoded by the coding sequence ATGCGTCACGCCACACTACACCAGCTCAAAATTTTTGAAGTCGTTGCCCGTAATTTAAGCTACACACGCGCTGCCGAAGAGTTGCACCTGACGCAACCAACCGTCTCTATACAGTTGAAGCAACTCACTGATATTGTTGGATTATCGCTACTCGATCAAGTCGGAAAAAGAATATTTTTAACTGATGCTGGGCATGAATTACTCAAGGTATGTCACAACATCTTTGAAGGCATTGCAAACTTTGAAATGATGACTTCAGATATGAAAGGCGTTAAGGCAGGCAAGCTCAGAATTGCAGCGATTAGTACCAGCAAATATTTCGTTCCTCGTTTATTAGGCCCGTTCTATGCGCGATTTCCCGGCATAGAAATTTCACTCAAGGTCACCAATCGGGAACGGTTATTACAACGTTTAAGCAACAACGAGGATGATTTATATATCCTCGGACAACCACCTGAACACATGGATATTAAATTAGAACCATTTCTTGAAAACCCTTTAATTGTTTTGGCGCCACATAACCATCCATTGTCAGGACACAAGAACATCAGTGCAGCCCGCATCGCTGAAGAACCATTTCTAATACGGGAATCAGGCTCAGGTACGCGCCTGGCTACAGAAAAGTTTTTCAAAAAACAGCAACTCAGCATCAATGTCCGTATGGAATTAGGCAGTAATGAAGCTATCAAACAGGCAGTTGCAGGGGGGTTGGGTATTGCAGTACTTTCAGCACATACCTTGGCATTAGAAAAGAATACTGATGAATTAACTGTACTTGATGTAGAAGGCTTCCCGCTTAAACGCAATTGGTATGTCGCCTATCCTACGGGTAAACAGCTATCTATCGTTGCCAATACTTTTCTGGATTTCCTGCGCACTGAAAGTAAACCGATGGCTGAACGCTATATGCAGGGACTGCCGAACTATCATAGTTAA
- a CDS encoding form I ribulose bisphosphate carboxylase large subunit — protein sequence MAVKSYNAGVKEYRQTYWTPEYTPLDTDILACFKITPQAGVDREEVAAAVAAESSTGTWTTVWTDLLTDLDYYKGRAYRIEDVPGDDTCFYAFVAYPIDLFEEGSVVNVLTSLVGNVFGFKALRALRLEDIRFPIAYVKTCGGPPAGIQVERDRMNKYGRPLLGCTIKPKLGLSAKNYGRAVYECLRGGLDFTKDDENVNSQPFMRWRDRFEFVHEATMKAERETGERKGHYLNVTAPTPEEMYKRAEFAKEIGAPIIMHDYLTGGLTANTGLANWCRDNGMLLHIHRAMHAVLDRNPHHGIHFRVLTKVLRLSGGDHLHSGTVVGKLEGDREATLGWIDTMRDDFIKEDRSRGLFFDQDWGSMPGVIPVASGGIHVWHMPALVNIFGDDSVLQFGGGTLGHPWGNAAGAAANRVALEACVEARNKGVQIEKEGKDILTKAAASSPELKIAMETWKEIKFEFDTVDKLDVAHK from the coding sequence ATGGCTGTAAAATCGTACAACGCTGGTGTTAAAGAATATCGCCAGACCTACTGGACTCCAGAATACACACCGCTGGATACTGACATTCTTGCTTGCTTCAAAATCACACCACAAGCTGGTGTAGACCGTGAAGAAGTTGCTGCTGCTGTGGCTGCTGAATCATCAACCGGTACATGGACCACTGTGTGGACCGACTTGTTGACCGACTTGGATTACTACAAAGGTCGTGCATATCGTATAGAAGACGTGCCAGGTGATGATACCTGCTTCTACGCTTTCGTTGCTTATCCTATCGACTTGTTCGAAGAAGGTTCTGTTGTTAACGTTCTGACTTCTTTAGTTGGTAACGTATTCGGTTTCAAAGCATTGCGCGCATTGCGTCTGGAAGACATTCGTTTCCCTATCGCTTATGTTAAAACCTGTGGCGGACCTCCTGCTGGTATCCAGGTTGAACGTGACCGCATGAACAAGTATGGCCGTCCTTTGTTGGGTTGCACCATCAAGCCTAAATTGGGGCTGTCTGCTAAAAACTACGGTCGTGCAGTATACGAGTGCTTGCGTGGTGGTCTGGATTTCACCAAAGACGATGAAAACGTTAACAGCCAACCATTCATGCGCTGGCGTGATCGTTTCGAATTCGTCCATGAAGCTACAATGAAAGCTGAACGTGAAACTGGCGAGCGTAAAGGTCACTACCTGAACGTTACCGCTCCTACACCGGAAGAAATGTACAAACGTGCTGAATTTGCTAAAGAAATCGGCGCACCTATCATTATGCATGACTACCTGACCGGTGGTTTGACTGCTAATACAGGTTTGGCTAACTGGTGTCGTGATAACGGTATGCTGTTGCACATTCACCGTGCTATGCACGCTGTGTTAGACCGTAACCCGCACCACGGTATTCACTTCCGTGTATTGACCAAAGTATTGCGTCTGTCTGGTGGTGATCACCTGCACTCAGGTACTGTGGTTGGTAAACTGGAAGGCGATCGTGAAGCAACTTTGGGCTGGATTGACACTATGCGTGACGATTTCATCAAAGAAGATCGTAGCCGTGGTCTGTTCTTCGATCAAGACTGGGGTTCTATGCCTGGAGTGATTCCTGTTGCTTCTGGTGGTATCCACGTTTGGCACATGCCAGCACTGGTTAACATCTTCGGTGATGACTCAGTGTTGCAATTCGGTGGCGGTACATTAGGTCACCCATGGGGCAATGCGGCAGGTGCTGCAGCTAACCGTGTAGCGTTGGAAGCTTGTGTGGAAGCGCGTAACAAGGGTGTTCAGATTGAAAAAGAAGGTAAAGACATCCTGACTAAAGCAGCTGCAAGCAGCCCAGAACTGAAAATCGCTATGGAAACATGGAAAGAAATCAAGTTCGAATTCGACACAGTTGATAAGTTGGACGTTGCTCACAAGTAA
- a CDS encoding ribulose bisphosphate carboxylase small subunit, producing MSEVMDYKSRLSDPASRKFETFSYLPAMSDEDIKKQVEYLISKGWNPAIEHIEPQYLMDSYWYMWKLPMFGETDANVVIAEALACHKANPDNHVRLIGYNNFNQSQGASMVIYRGKTV from the coding sequence ATGTCTGAAGTTATGGATTACAAATCGCGTTTAAGCGATCCTGCTAGCCGTAAGTTTGAAACTTTCTCTTACTTGCCAGCGATGTCTGATGAGGACATTAAAAAGCAAGTTGAGTATTTGATTTCTAAAGGCTGGAACCCAGCGATTGAACACATCGAGCCACAATACTTGATGGACTCATACTGGTACATGTGGAAGCTGCCTATGTTCGGGGAAACTGATGCGAACGTAGTGATAGCAGAAGCATTGGCTTGCCACAAAGCTAACCCTGACAACCATGTACGTTTGATTGGTTATAACAACTTCAATCAATCACAGGGTGCTTCTATGGTTATCTATCGCGGCAAAACAGTTTAA
- a CDS encoding CbbQ/NirQ/NorQ/GpvN family protein, with protein sequence MNDIIKQYVIEKEPYYRPVADEVELYEATYAVRMPMMLKGPTGCGKTRFVEHMAWKLNKPLITVACNEDMTASDLVGRFLLDASGTRWQDGPLAIAARHGAICYLDEVVEARQDTTVVIHPLTDARRVLPLEKKGELIQAHPDFQLVISYNPGYQSLMKDLKQSTKQRFGALDFNYPNHEIETEIVTHETGVSGEVASKLVSIAERARNLKGHGLDEGISTRMLIYAGSLIATGVNPHAACRVALVRPITDDPDMRDALDAAVTTFF encoded by the coding sequence ATGAATGACATCATCAAACAGTATGTAATTGAAAAAGAACCCTATTATCGTCCTGTTGCGGACGAAGTTGAGCTGTATGAAGCCACTTATGCCGTGCGTATGCCGATGATGTTAAAGGGCCCGACAGGCTGCGGTAAAACGCGTTTTGTAGAGCACATGGCATGGAAATTAAACAAGCCGCTGATTACTGTGGCATGTAACGAAGATATGACAGCTTCCGATTTGGTCGGACGCTTTTTACTGGATGCATCTGGCACCCGTTGGCAAGATGGTCCCCTCGCAATAGCAGCACGTCATGGCGCGATTTGTTACCTCGATGAAGTGGTTGAAGCACGTCAGGATACCACCGTGGTAATTCACCCATTAACTGATGCGCGTCGTGTACTGCCATTGGAAAAGAAAGGCGAGCTGATCCAAGCGCACCCTGATTTCCAATTGGTAATTTCATATAACCCAGGCTACCAAAGTCTGATGAAAGATTTGAAGCAGTCTACTAAACAGCGTTTTGGTGCTTTGGACTTTAATTACCCTAACCATGAGATTGAGACCGAAATTGTTACTCACGAAACTGGGGTGTCTGGTGAAGTGGCCAGCAAATTAGTATCAATTGCTGAGCGTGCGCGTAATTTGAAGGGCCACGGCCTGGATGAAGGTATCTCTACCCGTATGTTGATCTACGCAGGGTCATTGATTGCGACAGGTGTGAACCCACACGCAGCTTGCCGTGTAGCATTAGTTCGTCCGATTACCGATGATCCTGACATGCGTGATGCACTGGATGCTGCTGTAACCACCTTCTTTTAA